A genomic region of Globicephala melas chromosome 9, mGloMel1.2, whole genome shotgun sequence contains the following coding sequences:
- the BLVRA gene encoding biliverdin reductase A gives MNAEPERKFGVVVVGIGRAGSVRIRDLRNPHASSAYLNLMGFVSRRELGSSDGVPQISLEDALSSQEVEVAYICSESSSHEDYIRQFLNAGKHVLVEYPMTLSWAAAKELWALAEQKGKVLHEEHVELLMEEFAFLKKEVVGKDLLKGSLLFTASPLEEERFGFPAFSGISRLTWLVSLFGELSLVSATLEERKEDQYMKMTVCLETENKSPLTWIEEKAPGLKRNRHLSFHFKSGSLENMPNVGVNKNIFLKDQNIFVQKLLGQFSEEELAAEKKRILHCLWLAGEIQKHCSPKK, from the exons CCCGAGAGGAAGTTTGGCGTGGTGGTGGTTGGCATCGGCAGAGCTGGCTCCGTGCGGATCCGGGACTTGCGGAATCCACACGCTTCCTCGGCGTACCTGAACCTGATGGGCTTCGTGTCCAG ACGAGAGCTGGGGAGCAGTGATGGGGTGCCGCAGATTTCTTTGGAAGATGCTCTTTCCAGTCAAGAGGTTGAGGTTGCTTATATCTGCAGTGAGAGCTCCAGCCACGAGGACTACATCAG ACAGTTCCTAAACGCTGGCAAGCACGTCCTTGTGGAATATCCCATGACACTGTCTTGGGCAGCAGCTAAGGAACTGTGGGCACTGGCTGAGCAGAAAG GGAAAGTCCTGCATGAGGAGCACGTTGAACTCTTGATGGAGGAGTTTGCATTCCTGAAAAAAGAAGTGGTGGGGAAGGACCTGCTGAAAGGGTCTCTCCTCTTCACAG CTAGCCCGCTGGAAGAAGAACGGTTTGGCTTCCCCGCATTCAGTGGCATCTCTCGCCTGACCTGGCTGGTCTCCCTCTTTGGGGAGCTTTCTCTCGTGTCCGCCActttggaagagagaaaagaagatcaGTATATGAAGATGACCGTGTGCTTAGAGACGGAGAACAAAAG CCCGTTGACGTGGATTGAAGAGAAGGCGCCTGGCCTAAAGCGAAACAGACATTTAAGCTTCCATTTCAAGTCTGGGTCCCTGGAGAATATGCCCAACGTAGGCGTcaataagaatattttcctgaAGGATCAAAATATATTTGTCCAGAAACTCCTGGGCCAGTTCTCTGAAGAGGAGCTGGCTGCCGAGAAGAAACGCATCCTGCACTGCCTGTGGCTGGCGGGAGAGATCCAGAAACACTGCAGCCCGAAGAAGTGA